The stretch of DNA GGTGCCAATGACACCGAGCAGTGGGGTGGTGAGGAAGGCGAGCGTCATCGGCACCGCAATCCACAGCACCAGCCGGTTCGTCACCTGGAAAGGATGGGCGTTCGTGACGGTCACTTCAGAAAATCCGCAGGAACTCGACGGTTACGGCCTGAGAGACCGGGCCAAACCTGGAGTGAACGTTGTCTATTCGCGTCGAGCCATCAAGATGCTCTGGACGAGTGACCGCCGAAAGTGCTCGACTGTTCTTCTGGGCGGCCTCAAGCCTTGGAGGGAGCATGACTCTGGAAGGTCTTCATCTGCACTTCTCCCGAGAGGAGTTCACGGCGAGACAACGAGCGGCCATTGCCGCCATGGAAGCGCGAGGTCTTTCCGCGCTCCTGATGTTCCGCCAGGAGAGCATGTACTACCTGACGGGTTACGACACGTTTGGCTACGTTTATTTCCAATGCATGGTGATGACGGCGGACGGTCGTCTCGTTCTTTTGACCCGCTCGGCCGACAAGCTGCAGGCACGCTTTACATCTGTCGTGAGCGATGTCCGCATCTGGGTCGATCGCGCCGATGCGGATCCGGTGCGTGATCTCAAGGCGATTCTCACCGAGCTTGGCCTCTCCGGCAAGAAGCTCGGTGTCGAATGGGAGGCCTATGGGCTCACCGCGCGCAATGGTCTGCGTCTTCAGGCGGGGCTCGATGGCTTTGCCAGGCTGGAAGATGCCTCCGATCTCGTAAGCAGGCTCAGGGTCCGCAAGAGCACCGCCGAGCTTGCCTATGTCCGTCGCGCGGCCGAACTCGCCGATGCGGCGCTGAAGGCTGCCGAGGATGCCACCAGGCCCGGTGCCTTCGAGGGCGACATCATCGCCGAGCTGCAGTCCGCGGTCTATCGCGGTGGTGGCGACGACCCCGCGAACGAACATGTCATTGGCTCAGGGCCCGGTGCTCTCATGTGCCGCTATTTCACCGGTCGCCGGCACCTGGAAGCCAATGACATGCTGACCCTGGAGCTTGCGGGCGCCTATCGCCACTATCACGCCTGTCTGATGCGCACCTTGGCGATTGGCGAGGTTGATCCCCGGCTGGTCTCGATGCATGGTGCCGCGGTCGATGCGCTTCATGCAGCCGAGGAGGCCTTGCGGCCGGGCCGGCCGATTGGAGAAGTCTTCGATGCCCATGCGCGTGTGCTGGACCGGGCAGGGCATGCCGAGCATCGGCTGAACGCATGCGGTTACAGCCTCGGCACGACCTATGCGCCCAATTGGATGGATTGGCCCATGTTCTATCATGGGAACACCTACGAGGCGGAGCCGGGCAACGTGTTCTTCATCCATATCATTGTGTTTGACGAGCCCAATGGACTGGCCATGACCCTTGGCCGGACATCGCTGGTGACGGAGAAGGCGAGCGAAACCCTGTCCGCTGCCTCTGTGGAACTGGTGCGGAAATAACCGCCCCCACCATGATGACTGGCCTCGCCGAATGCATCAAAAGATCGAGGCCAGCCAATCGATCGCCGTGACGCCCGCGATCACCAGAAACACGCACCACGCAAGGGCCGCGATGCTGAGCGCGAAGGCGATCAGCACCGCTGCCCCGTCGCGCACGATCCAGCCAACCGCCAGAACGATGAGCGCGACGGCCGGTATGCTGTTTCCAAGTGGCAGGATGATCGCTACGGCCAGCAGCAGAACCGGAACCGCCAGCAACACGCGCACCGCGCGCCCTGTGAGCCATGACAGCCGCTCTTCACGCACATGCCGTTCAGCCCTGGCCATCCACGGCAATGATCGCACCAGGATCGAGCGCAAGAGCCGCCGGGAGACCGGCCGCTCGCGGATGAAGGTGGGCAGGGTAGGGTTCTTGGCCCCGCGCAGCGCCTGAATGGCCAGAAGGCCGATCAGGCATCCCAAGGGAAACCCGATCGGGCCCGGCATCGGGATCACCATGGGCAGCGACAGCAGCAGCAAGGCGATGCCGAAGGCATCCGGACCGAGCCGGTCGAGGATGATGCCGATCGTGACGCTCTCGCCGCGCGGAATATGCAGGGCCTGCACGAGCCTGCGGGTAATCGGCCCCCGGCCGCTCCGCCGCGCTGTGGCTGACTGCTCGCCCTGCACCATCCTCCTCGCCATTCTGTCTCGACGGCAATCACGATAGGTTGCCGCTGCCAAGCCGAGCTTAACGGCTTACCTCACAGCAAGGAAGGCTGGAGCATTTTCGAGCGACGTGGACACCGGTTCGCGTGAAGAAAATGCGACCAAGCAGCCTAAGCCTTCAGGCGCGCGAGGAGGCAGACTAGCGAATCCGCTCTAAGCCTCCACCGTCGCCCGCGCGTCGACCGCCACCGGCTTGCCATCCGAGGCGCGAATGACCAGCGGATTGATGTCGAGTTCGACGAGCCGCTCTGCATGATCGTGGGCAAGCCACGACACCCGGGCGACGGCATCGGCTATGGCGGCAAGATCAGCCCGCGGCCGCCCGCGATAGCCATCGAGCAGCGGAAAACGCCGCAACCGCCGCAGCATCTCTTCGGCCCTTCTTGCATCGACAGGGGCGGGGGCGAGCACCGTATCCGGATCGAGCTCCACGGTCACCCCCCCGAAGCCCACCAGCACCATGGGGCCGAACTGCTCATCCCGCTTGATGCCGATGATGAGTTCATCACGCCAATTCACCATCTCGGCGACGAGACATCCCTTGAACTGGCTCTCGGGCGCGTGCTCGGCGACCGCCTTCTTGATCTCATCCCACGCGGCGCGGACCGCATCGGCCGATGTGATATTGAGGCGAA from Rhodoligotrophos sp. CJ14 encodes:
- a CDS encoding M24 family metallopeptidase, with the translated sequence MTLEGLHLHFSREEFTARQRAAIAAMEARGLSALLMFRQESMYYLTGYDTFGYVYFQCMVMTADGRLVLLTRSADKLQARFTSVVSDVRIWVDRADADPVRDLKAILTELGLSGKKLGVEWEAYGLTARNGLRLQAGLDGFARLEDASDLVSRLRVRKSTAELAYVRRAAELADAALKAAEDATRPGAFEGDIIAELQSAVYRGGGDDPANEHVIGSGPGALMCRYFTGRRHLEANDMLTLELAGAYRHYHACLMRTLAIGEVDPRLVSMHGAAVDALHAAEEALRPGRPIGEVFDAHARVLDRAGHAEHRLNACGYSLGTTYAPNWMDWPMFYHGNTYEAEPGNVFFIHIIVFDEPNGLAMTLGRTSLVTEKASETLSAASVELVRK
- a CDS encoding exopolysaccharide biosynthesis protein — translated: MARRMVQGEQSATARRSGRGPITRRLVQALHIPRGESVTIGIILDRLGPDAFGIALLLLSLPMVIPMPGPIGFPLGCLIGLLAIQALRGAKNPTLPTFIRERPVSRRLLRSILVRSLPWMARAERHVREERLSWLTGRAVRVLLAVPVLLLAVAIILPLGNSIPAVALIVLAVGWIVRDGAAVLIAFALSIAALAWCVFLVIAGVTAIDWLASIF